The Brachyhypopomus gauderio isolate BG-103 chromosome 2, BGAUD_0.2, whole genome shotgun sequence genome contains a region encoding:
- the LOC143490797 gene encoding cholinesterase-like, with translation MEGRCVATLLWLWAFLLQPAVGQDQLVVSTSRGKVRGVRLPVPGSEGSVVAFLGIPYARPPVGVLRFSRPEPAAEWGGVRNATSFSNSCLQFVDMTFPGFVGAEMWNPNTRLSEDCLYLNVWTPSRRLQDLEQPLFPVLVWIYGGSFCTGTASLDVYDGRYLSQMEQVVVVSMNYRVGALGFLALPGSESVRGNMGLFDQRLALSWVMENIAAFGGDPSSVTLFGESAGAGSVGLHLLSPGSHGLFSRAVLQSGTPNAAWAAVEAAEAWNRSSTLAQLLDCPLWSSPDELLACLQSADAENIVRHQFNVVRDPTIISVPFPPTVDGDFLLDMPDVLIQSGRFLKTDLLLGLNKNEGSYFLVYGASGFDIHHQSLISREQFYQGVANSLPGFSDMAREAAAFQYTDWTDELSGQKNRDSLGWLVGDRYFSCPLLDFARRYVEHGGSVRMYRFDHRSSSNSWPEWMGVMHGDEIEFVFGIPNNHSLGYTEQEVAISRRMMRHWTNFAKTGDPSVDGLSWPLFTVDQQEYVTLDAQPPQTLRMLRAQQCKFWDSFLPKLQHVTVSIDEVELQWKSQFHRWLSYMLDWKNQFNDYSSVKKHQCENL, from the exons ATGGAGGGACGTTGTGTCGCCACCTTATTGTGGCTCTGGGCTTTTCTGCTCCAGCCAGCAGTTGGGCAGGACCAGCTGGTGGTGTCCACAAGCAGAGGGAAAGTACGTGGGGTAAGGCTTCCTGTGCCAGGCAGCGAGGGCTCCGTGGTAGCCTTTCTGGGTATCCCTTATGCCAGGCCACCCGTGGGTGTGCTCCGATTCAGTCGTCCGGAGCCTGCAGCAGAGTGGGGTGGCGTCCGAAATGCGACCAGCTTTTCTAACTCCTGCCTGCAGTTTGTGGACATGACATTCCCAGGCTTTGTTGGTGCTGAAATGTGGAATCCCAACACCAGGCTGAGCGAGGACTGCCTTTACTTAAATGTGTGGACTCCTTCTAGAAGACTTCAGGACCTTGAGCAGCCACTCTTCCCCGTCTTGGTGTGGATTTATGGAGGCAGCTTCTGCACAGGCACCGCCTCCTTGGATGTATATGATGGACGGTACCTCAGCCAAATGGAGCAGGTCGTGGTGGTTTCTATGAACTACAGGGTGGGGGCCCTGGGTTTCCTGGCCCTCCCAGGGAGCGAGAGTGTCCGTGGCAACATGGGCCTGTTTGACCAAAGGCTGGCACTGAGCTGGGTCATGGAGAACATTGCTGCCTTTGGGGGAGACCCATCCTCCGTGACTCTGTTTGGCGAGAGTGCTGGTGCGGGGTCTGTCGGTCTCCATCTACTTTCCCCCGGCAGCCATGGCCTCTTCAGCCGCGCCGTCCTGCAGAGTGGCACCCCAAACGCTGCATGGGCAGCTGTGGAGGCGGCCGAGGCCTGGAACCGCTCATCGACCCTAGCCCAGCTCCTGGACTGCCCACTCTGGTCTTCTCCCGATGAGCTGTTGGCCTGCTTACAGTCTGCAGATGCGGAGAATATAGTCAGACACCAGTTCAATGTAGTCCGTGACCCCACGATTATAAGTGTACCCTTCCCTCCGACAGTGGATGGTGACTTCCTCCTGGATATGCCTGATGTCCTGATCCAGTCTGGACGCTTCCTGAAGACTGACCTCCTGTTAGGCCTGAACAAAAACGAAGGCTCTTATTTTCTGGTATATGGTGCCAGCGGCTTCGATATCCATCACCAGAGTTTGATAAGCAGAGAGCAGTTCTACCAGGGGGTGGCCAACAGCCTCCCGGGCTTCAGCGACATGGCCCGGGAGGCTGCCGCCTTCCAGTACACCGACTGGACGGATGAGCTAAGCGGGCAAAAGAATAGAGATTCCCTAGGCTGGCTGGTCGGAGATCGCTACTTCTCCTGCCCCCTGCTAGACTTCGCCCGCAGGTACGTGGAGCACGGAGGCAGTGTCCGAATGTACAGGTTCGACCATCGGTCCAGTTCCAACTCCTGGCCTGAGTGGATGGGGGTGATGCATGGGGATGAGATCGAGTTTGTGTTCGGCATCCCTAATAACCATTCTCTTGGCTACACCGAGCAGGAAGTAGCCATAAGCAGGAGGATGATGAGGCACTGGACAAACTTTGCTAAGACTGG GGATCCGAGTGTTGACGGGTTGTCGTGGCCGCTGTTCACCGTGGACCAGCAGGAGTACGTCACCCTGGATGCCCAGCCCCCACAAACGCTCCGCATGCTCCGGGCCCAGCAGTGCAAGTTCTGGGACAGTTTCTTACCTAAACTTCAGCATGTGACTG TGAGTATTGACGAAGTGGAGCTACAGTGGAAGAGTCAGTTTCATCGCTGGCTTTCTTACATGCTGGACTGGAAGAATCAATTTAACGACTACAGCTCAGTGAAGAAGCACCAGTGTGAGAACCTTTAA